A single window of Gossypium hirsutum isolate 1008001.06 chromosome A10, Gossypium_hirsutum_v2.1, whole genome shotgun sequence DNA harbors:
- the LOC107897246 gene encoding coatomer subunit beta'-2 isoform X2 produces MKEMVQTSERVKCVDLHPSKPWILAALYSGNVCIWNYHSQKIEKSFKVTESPVRSAKFLVRENWIVVGADDGHIHVYDYDTMEMIKDIEAHTDYIRSLIIHPTLPYMLSSSDDKLIKLWDWEKDWICSKVFEGHQHYVMQAAFDPNDLNTFASASLDGTIKIWNMDSGSLDFTLDAHSKGINCIEYFMADDKPFLISGSDDYTAKVWDYETKCCVRKLEGHTHNVTAASVHPQLPIIITCSEDGTVRVWDKTSYRLDNTLAYGLERVWTVAYMKDSSKVVFGCDKGTIVVKISGSNGSDSADV; encoded by the exons AAAGAAATGGTTCAAACTTCAGAAAGGGTGAAATGTGTGGATCTACATCCATCCAAACCATG GATTTTAGCCGCTTTGTACTCCGGAAATGTCTGTATTTGGAACTACCACTCACAG AAAATAGAAAAGTCCTTCAAGGTCACTGAATCACCAG TAAGATCAGCCAAGTTCCTAGTGCGTGAAAACTGGATTGTTGTTGGAGCTGATGATGGACATATTCATGTATACGACTATGATACAATGGAAATGATCAAAGACATCGAGGCACATACAGATTACATTAGGAGTCTGATTATTCATCCGACCCTTCCGTACATGTTATCGTCATCGGACGACAAGCTTATAAAGCTATGGGACTGGGAGAAGGACTGGATTTGCAGTAAGGTGTTTGAGGGCCATCAACACTATGTGATGCAAGCTGCTTTCGATCCGAATGACCTCAACACTTTTGCAAGCGCATCACTTGATGGCACCATTAAG ATTTGGAATATGGATTCTGGATCTCTAGATTTTACATTGGATGCTCATTCGAAAGGGATTAATTGCATTGAATACTTCATGGCCGATGATAAACCGTTTCTGATCAGTGGTTCTGATGATTACACTGCTAAG GTATGGGACTATGAAACCAAATGTTGTGTCCGAAAACTAGAAGGCCATACACATAATGTTACTGCAGCAAGTGTCCACCCACAGCTTCCCATTATAATTACTTGTTCGGAAGATGGAACTGTTCGTGTCTGGGACAAAACAAGTTACAG GCTTGACAACACGTTGGCATATGGTCTTGAAAGAGTCTGGACTGTTGCGTACATGAAAGACTCCAGCAA AGTCGTGTTTGGGTGCGATAAAGGGACGATTGTGGTCAAAATTAGTGGCTCTAATGGCTCCGATTCTGCTGATGTTTGA
- the LOC107897246 gene encoding coatomer subunit beta'-2 isoform X1, with product MAHSLKFEKEMVQTSERVKCVDLHPSKPWILAALYSGNVCIWNYHSQKIEKSFKVTESPVRSAKFLVRENWIVVGADDGHIHVYDYDTMEMIKDIEAHTDYIRSLIIHPTLPYMLSSSDDKLIKLWDWEKDWICSKVFEGHQHYVMQAAFDPNDLNTFASASLDGTIKIWNMDSGSLDFTLDAHSKGINCIEYFMADDKPFLISGSDDYTAKVWDYETKCCVRKLEGHTHNVTAASVHPQLPIIITCSEDGTVRVWDKTSYRLDNTLAYGLERVWTVAYMKDSSKVVFGCDKGTIVVKISGSNGSDSADV from the exons GCCCACTCACTTAAATTTGAG AAAGAAATGGTTCAAACTTCAGAAAGGGTGAAATGTGTGGATCTACATCCATCCAAACCATG GATTTTAGCCGCTTTGTACTCCGGAAATGTCTGTATTTGGAACTACCACTCACAG AAAATAGAAAAGTCCTTCAAGGTCACTGAATCACCAG TAAGATCAGCCAAGTTCCTAGTGCGTGAAAACTGGATTGTTGTTGGAGCTGATGATGGACATATTCATGTATACGACTATGATACAATGGAAATGATCAAAGACATCGAGGCACATACAGATTACATTAGGAGTCTGATTATTCATCCGACCCTTCCGTACATGTTATCGTCATCGGACGACAAGCTTATAAAGCTATGGGACTGGGAGAAGGACTGGATTTGCAGTAAGGTGTTTGAGGGCCATCAACACTATGTGATGCAAGCTGCTTTCGATCCGAATGACCTCAACACTTTTGCAAGCGCATCACTTGATGGCACCATTAAG ATTTGGAATATGGATTCTGGATCTCTAGATTTTACATTGGATGCTCATTCGAAAGGGATTAATTGCATTGAATACTTCATGGCCGATGATAAACCGTTTCTGATCAGTGGTTCTGATGATTACACTGCTAAG GTATGGGACTATGAAACCAAATGTTGTGTCCGAAAACTAGAAGGCCATACACATAATGTTACTGCAGCAAGTGTCCACCCACAGCTTCCCATTATAATTACTTGTTCGGAAGATGGAACTGTTCGTGTCTGGGACAAAACAAGTTACAG GCTTGACAACACGTTGGCATATGGTCTTGAAAGAGTCTGGACTGTTGCGTACATGAAAGACTCCAGCAA AGTCGTGTTTGGGTGCGATAAAGGGACGATTGTGGTCAAAATTAGTGGCTCTAATGGCTCCGATTCTGCTGATGTTTGA